A single Pyxicephalus adspersus chromosome 8, UCB_Pads_2.0, whole genome shotgun sequence DNA region contains:
- the GP9 gene encoding platelet glycoprotein IX has product MSRILLLLLLIRHSESSIDLCPASCSCSMIETHGLIVNCSSRHLSAVPDLPVTTVRLYLQNNQLTTVAPGTLDHLVSLQEVDFSGNPWNCDCSILYLKVWLESQPVQRNPANVQCATPTLTSMKAFQDLTGNEMPRCGRPWPIKCKKFFVRDLYMNGLVVVVLILMSYVARIARKLSCRVAVSPKFPQTTFAKESNKSK; this is encoded by the coding sequence ATGTCCCGCATTCTCCTTCTACTTCTTTTGATTCGGCATAGTGAAAGTAGTATCGACTTATGCCCGGCATCTTGCAGTTGTAGTATGATTGAGACCCATGGACTGATAGTCAACTGCAGTTCAAGGCATCTCTCAGCTGTGCCAGATCTCCCAGTTACCACAGTAAGGCTTTATTTGCAAAACAATCAGCTGACCACAGTTGCACCAGGGACCTTGGATCATCTGGTCAGCCTCCAAGAAGTTGACTTCTCTGGAAATCCTTGGAATTGTGACTGCAGCATCCTTTATCTGAAAGTATGGCTTGAGTCACAACCTGTTCAGAGAAACCCTgcaaatgtgcaatgtgcaacTCCCACACTTACATCCATGAAAGCTTTCCAGGACCTGACAGGGAATGAAATGCCTAGGTGTGGAAGACCATGgccaatcaaatgcaaaaaattCTTTGTACGGGACTTGTACATGAATGGACTCGTAGTTGTGGTCCTGATCTTAATGTCCTATGTAGCACGGATTGCTAGGAAACTATCTTGTCGTGTGGCAGTCTCTCCTAAATTCCCCCAAACAACATTCGCCAAAGAATCCAACAAATCTAAATAA